ATATCTGTTCCACATGCCTGAAACTTCATTTTTTTTCTCTGTTTCCACCGCTGATCTCATTGAATATCGTCACCCCTCTCCTTATGCTCTGCAGTTTCCTGATTTTTTGATATCTTTTTTATTTCTTTTCCCATATTTCTTTCTTTTTTACTCTGAGAATAATAAGTAGTAAAAAATACCATTGCAACTACAAGGCCTCCTGCATAGGTCACAAAGAATGCAATAAAACTCCTCCCTAATGCAGGTAAAATCCTTACTCCTTTCAGCATCCCAAGGCAGAAAACAACTGTACTTATTGCAAGTGAGATTGCATAAAGAAACCGCTTCATGACATAATTCCTCTTGCGATCTTTTTTATACACTGTGCCGCTTTTGCTTCAGGATAAACTCTTAACAGGGGTTTCTGCATGGTTATTGCTTCTTTTACACTGCGGTCTTCCTGTATAAATCCTAAAAATTTAATTTCCGCACCAAGAAAATGCTCAACCACAAGAGAAAACCTCTCATATACTTCTTCAGCTTCCTCTTGTGAATCAACAAAATTAACAACTACATTAAACAGTATCCCATCCCTAATATTATTTAAAACTTTTATCATTGCATACCCGTCACTGACAGCAGCAGGTTCCGGTGTGATAATCACTATAAGGTCATCTGCAAGCAGGGAAAAATCAATTATAGTCTGCGACAGGCTGGCACTTGTATCAATCACAACAAAATCATAACTTGATTTGTATCTGTAAATTTGATGAAAAAATTCTTCTTTGATGTATTCTTCAGACATATCAAAAGTTTCCGATCCTGAAGGAGCGGAAATAATGTTTACACCTGACTCTTCTGTAACCTGCAGTTGATTAAGGCGCTTTTCCCCTGATATCACATCTGCAAGAGTCCCTTTTTCCGGGCCACCTGACAGAATATGTATATTTGAAAAATGGGTATCAGCATCAAAAAGAGCCACTTGTCTGCCCGATTCTCTTAGTGCAATTGAAAGATTAAGAGACAAGTTTGATTTCCCCACTCCCCCCTTGCCTGATACAATTGTAATAACTCTGGCATTTTCCAGACTGCTCTGTCTGGCCATTTTCCTTATATTGGCCAACTGATCTTCTCGTACCATTTTACACTGTCTCCAATATCAGCCGTGAAAGCTTGTCCCCTTTTGCCAGTTCAATATCATCAGGTATTGTCTGGCCATTTGTGATATATGAGACAGGGTTATCAATTTCCGAACTAATGTTGAGCAGACTCCCTATCGCTACTGTCTCATCTGTCTTTGTTATAATGACCCTGTTTATATTCAGGATTCCAAAACGCCGAATTGTTTCGAGTAAATCCATATATCTTATATTAGCAGGAATTACAAGATGAATTTCGTCCGGCTGTGCACAATCCATAAACTCTTTTAATTCGACAAGAAATTTTCTATCCTTGGGGCTTCTGCCTGCAGTATCAATAAAAACAAGATCTTTGTCTTGCTGAGCCTTAAGAGAAGCTAAAAGTTCTTCAGGGGAATAAACAGCACTGATTGGAAGATGGGCAATACCCGCAAACGTGTTTAAATGTTCAATTGCACTCATTCTGTAGGTGTCTGCAGAAATCAATGCAACTTTTTTATTAAATACAAATTTGCTGTTTGCTGCCAATTTTGCGAGTGTTGTTGTTTTTCCTACACCAGTAGGTCCTACCAATGCGATTATCTTTGTTTTTCCCTTCTTGCATGTAATAGGTCCGGCAGTTTTTATCATGGACCCCATTGTTTTTCTGATAGCAGAAATCAGCTTCTTTGTATTGTGGACATTATCAACAGGCATGGATGAGGCTGCACGCTCAACAACCATCTTTGCAATATGTTTTTCAACGCCTCGTTCTATCAATGCCATTACCTGTTCCGCATATGGTGCAGGCATATCAGCAAATTCTTTTATAGACAGATCATTCAGAAGGGATGCTTTTCCTGTCACAGACCTGACAAGCGAACGAAGGTCCTTCAGCTCTTCCTGCATGTTTCTTATTGTTTCATCATGAACGGGATTCCGTGCAGATTCATGAACAGGTGAAGGCCGTCGGGTTCTTTTTTCGGGAACAGGTTTAACCCATGGTGCGGCATCCGTATCAGAATCATAAATCCCTTTTGATACAATTCCATTCTGCTTATGGTCAGGATTTTTATCCTGTTCAATTTTTGATTTAAGCAGGTCAGTAAACCCTGCAGGCGGCTTTAAATTTGATTGCGCACTGCTGCCACGCAATCTGCTTTTATCCGTATTTTTATCTTTAAAATAGGACAGATTACTCATTTTCATTCTTCTTTCATTTGCTTTGTGCCCTGCACTCGACTGTTCCGAAACATCTACTGCAGCAACTACTTCTACTTTTTCTTTCTTCATCATATCAAAAAATCCTGAATGTTCAATCTTTCCGGATTTAAGAATAACAGCCTCGTCGCCCAAATCTTCCCTGACCATCTGCAGGGCTTCCCGCATTGTTGAAGCACGAAACCTCTTAACTTTCATCAGTTATCCTCACACTACCAATGGATTCTATCTCAACCGCAGGTGGAATCTCTGCAAAAGAGATAACAATTAAATTCGGGAAACTTGTTTCAGTTAACCTTCTTAAATACAATCTTATGCCAGGCGAAGTTATCATAACCGGCTGAATACCCACACCAAGCACTTTCTCAATCTGGCTCTGCAGTTCCATGTAAAACTTTTGAAGCAGTTCAGGTGGAATAACCGCCTGATCAATCCGGCCGGACGCCCCGCTCTTTGCTATCTCCTGAACAGCAGAAATGAACAGCTGCTCAATCCCTGTATCAAGGGTAATTGCCTGAAGGACACCTGCATCATTAAGATAGGGCTTTGTAATAATTTCGCCCATTGACTGCCTGACATACTCAGTTAACAAGTCGCTGTCCTTGGTCATTACCGCATAATCAGATAAAATTTCCAGAATTGCAAAAAGGTTCCTTATTGAAACTCTCTCCTTAAGAAGATTCTGTAAAACTCTTTCCACAACCCCGAGGGAAAGAAGATTTGGTACAAGCTCCTCTACAAGAACAGGCTGCTCTTTCTTTAGATTTTCAAGTAAATTATTAACTTCCTGTCTGCCAATTAATTTATGTGCATTAGATTTTATTACTTCAAGAAGGTGAGTGGTAAGTACTGCAACCGGCTCTACAACTGTGTATCCGATAAGTTCCGCTTTTTCCCTTTCCATGTCAGAAATCCATACTGCAGGAAGCCCGAAAGCAGGCTCAGTTACTCTTACTCCCTCAACATTATCGCTGTCTTCCACAGTTCCGGGATTGAGCGCCAGGAAACGCCCGAGCATTAACTCACCACGTGCTGCTTCTGACCCTCTGATAAGAACCATGTACTCATTAGCCTTTAATTGTATATTATCTCTGATTCGGATAGGCGGTACAATAATTCCGATTTCAGATGCACACTGTCTTCTAAGCTGAGTTATTCTAACCAGCAAATCACCTCCCTGTTCCGTATCAACGAGAGGGATTAATCCATAGCCTATCTCCAGTTCAAGAGGGTCAACTCTTAAAAAATTCTCTACTTCTTCGCCCTCTTCGGGAAGCTGTTTAACCTCCTCAGGTACTTCCTCTTCTACTGCCTCTTCTTCGCCTTTCGAAATAAATCCGATAGCACCGGTAACTGTTCCAAGTACAAGGAAAGGAACCAATGGCAGACCCGGAATTAATCCAAAAGCTACAAGTACTCCGGAAACAATGAAGACTGCTCTCGGACTGTGGAAAATCTGATTTGATATGTCCCTGCCGAAATTGCTCTCCGTAGCAGTCCTGGTCACTACAAGTCCTGCTGCAGTGGAAATTATAAGTGCCGGAATCTGAGAGACCAAACCATCCCCAACAGTAAGCCGCGTATAAGTTTTAACTGCCTCTCCTACAGCCATGTGGTTCTGAACAACACCTATTACAAGGCCGCCGAGAATATTAAGTAAAGTAATAATGAGGCCTGCAATTGCATCCCCTCTTACAAATTTACTCGCACCATCCATTGACCCGTAAAAATCTGCTTCCTGTGTAATTTCCTTCCTTCTTTTTCTTGCTTCAGATTCATCAATCAACCCGGCATTTAAATCGGCATCTATTGCCATCTGTTTTCCGGGCATTGAATCAAGGGTAAAACGTGCTGCTACTTCTGCTACTCTTCCTGCACCTTTTGTAATAACAACAAAATTTATAATTACAAGAATTAAAAATATTATCATTCCAACTACATAATTGCCTTTTACAACAAAATCTCCGAATGCAAGTATAATCTTGCCTGCATAAGCTTGCCCCAGAATCAACCTTGTGGATGCAACGTTTAGAGAAAGCCTGAAAAGTGTAACTATTAAAAGCAGCCCGGGAAAAACAGAAAACTCAAGAGGATGGCTTATATACATGGAAACCATAAGAATCAAAAGGCCAATTGCGAGGTTTAATGCAATTAAGAGGTCCATTACAGGAGACGGTAACGGAAAAATCATAACCATCAGGATGATTATAACTCCAAGTGCAAGAAAAACATCGCTATGATTTAAAAGTTTACTGTTCATTGCCATAGATTTTCACCTACTCCCTGTCCTGAAATTCCCATGCCTTTTTTCCCAAGTTTATAAACGTATGCGAGAAGCTCAGCAACTGCTTTGTAAAGATCCACAGGAATAACATCTCCCACTTCAGTTGATTTGAAAAGTGTTCTTGCAAGCGGTTTGTTTTCAATAACGGGTACATTGTTTTCATGCGCTACTTCTTTAATCTTTTCTGCTACAAGGCGCGCACCTTTTGCAACTACAACAGGTGCATCCATATCTTCAGGGTCATATTTTAACGCTACAGCTAAATGCGTAGGGTTAGTAACAACTACATTGGCATCCGGCACATCGGACAGCATCCTCTGCCTCGCCTGCTTCATCTGTATACTTCTAATACGGGCTTTGACCTGAGGGTCCCCCTCCGTACGTTTGAACTCTTCCTTAATTTCCTGTTTCGTCATCTTCAACTTTTTCTCATGTTCATATCTCTGATATGCAAAATCCAAAACAGCAAGAACTATAAGGGCAAACCCGATTCTCACAAGAAGCTTAAAACTGACACTTGCAATAAAACTGATTATCTGCCCTGTGTTTTGATCAACGAGATACGGAAAATTCGTCAATTCGGCCTTAAGCGTCAAAAATCCTATAAATCCTACAATCAGAAGTTTTATTATTCCTTTGACAACTTCCATAAAAGAACGCATTGATAAAAGCCGCTTCATCCCCTTACCCGGGCTGATTTTCTCCCAT
This portion of the bacterium genome encodes:
- a CDS encoding MinD/ParA family protein yields the protein MVREDQLANIRKMARQSSLENARVITIVSGKGGVGKSNLSLNLSIALRESGRQVALFDADTHFSNIHILSGGPEKGTLADVISGEKRLNQLQVTEESGVNIISAPSGSETFDMSEEYIKEEFFHQIYRYKSSYDFVVIDTSASLSQTIIDFSLLADDLIVIITPEPAAVSDGYAMIKVLNNIRDGILFNVVVNFVDSQEEAEEVYERFSLVVEHFLGAEIKFLGFIQEDRSVKEAITMQKPLLRVYPEAKAAQCIKKIARGIMS
- the flhF gene encoding flagellar biosynthesis protein FlhF; translation: MKVKRFRASTMREALQMVREDLGDEAVILKSGKIEHSGFFDMMKKEKVEVVAAVDVSEQSSAGHKANERRMKMSNLSYFKDKNTDKSRLRGSSAQSNLKPPAGFTDLLKSKIEQDKNPDHKQNGIVSKGIYDSDTDAAPWVKPVPEKRTRRPSPVHESARNPVHDETIRNMQEELKDLRSLVRSVTGKASLLNDLSIKEFADMPAPYAEQVMALIERGVEKHIAKMVVERAASSMPVDNVHNTKKLISAIRKTMGSMIKTAGPITCKKGKTKIIALVGPTGVGKTTTLAKLAANSKFVFNKKVALISADTYRMSAIEHLNTFAGIAHLPISAVYSPEELLASLKAQQDKDLVFIDTAGRSPKDRKFLVELKEFMDCAQPDEIHLVIPANIRYMDLLETIRRFGILNINRVIITKTDETVAIGSLLNISSEIDNPVSYITNGQTIPDDIELAKGDKLSRLILETV
- the flhB gene encoding flagellar biosynthesis protein FlhB, encoding MAEESFQERTEQATPQKREEARKRGQVARSPEVNSAVVLLMSMVALNFFSKPLLEKLTWLMRYTFMHLGTITITTKAVPNLAIGGMVFMASVVGPIALLIMLGGVGANIAQGGLVFSAEPLTPKWEKISPGKGMKRLLSMRSFMEVVKGIIKLLIVGFIGFLTLKAELTNFPYLVDQNTGQIISFIASVSFKLLVRIGFALIVLAVLDFAYQRYEHEKKLKMTKQEIKEEFKRTEGDPQVKARIRSIQMKQARQRMLSDVPDANVVVTNPTHLAVALKYDPEDMDAPVVVAKGARLVAEKIKEVAHENNVPVIENKPLARTLFKSTEVGDVIPVDLYKAVAELLAYVYKLGKKGMGISGQGVGENLWQ
- the flhA gene encoding flagellar biosynthesis protein FlhA is translated as MNSKLLNHSDVFLALGVIIILMVMIFPLPSPVMDLLIALNLAIGLLILMVSMYISHPLEFSVFPGLLLIVTLFRLSLNVASTRLILGQAYAGKIILAFGDFVVKGNYVVGMIIFLILVIINFVVITKGAGRVAEVAARFTLDSMPGKQMAIDADLNAGLIDESEARKRRKEITQEADFYGSMDGASKFVRGDAIAGLIITLLNILGGLVIGVVQNHMAVGEAVKTYTRLTVGDGLVSQIPALIISTAAGLVVTRTATESNFGRDISNQIFHSPRAVFIVSGVLVAFGLIPGLPLVPFLVLGTVTGAIGFISKGEEEAVEEEVPEEVKQLPEEGEEVENFLRVDPLELEIGYGLIPLVDTEQGGDLLVRITQLRRQCASEIGIIVPPIRIRDNIQLKANEYMVLIRGSEAARGELMLGRFLALNPGTVEDSDNVEGVRVTEPAFGLPAVWISDMEREKAELIGYTVVEPVAVLTTHLLEVIKSNAHKLIGRQEVNNLLENLKKEQPVLVEELVPNLLSLGVVERVLQNLLKERVSIRNLFAILEILSDYAVMTKDSDLLTEYVRQSMGEIITKPYLNDAGVLQAITLDTGIEQLFISAVQEIAKSGASGRIDQAVIPPELLQKFYMELQSQIEKVLGVGIQPVMITSPGIRLYLRRLTETSFPNLIVISFAEIPPAVEIESIGSVRITDES